The following nucleotide sequence is from Tachyglossus aculeatus isolate mTacAcu1 chromosome 11, mTacAcu1.pri, whole genome shotgun sequence.
GGGGGAATCTTGCTTTTTGGGCCAACGGCAAAGCATAATTTGAGTGGACATTTATCCGACCCCCTTTGGTCCTTCCTCTAGCCTACATGCCAACCCAGAACTCAAGACCCCTCCAGCCTGAAGCAGGGAGgcggcataacctagtggaaagcagcctggcctaatggatagagcacgggcctagaaatcagaaagcCCCGGGTTTttattcccgctctgccacttgtctgggtgtgaccttgggccagtcacttctctgcacctccgcgaccttatctgtaaaacgggggtaagactcagggcagggactctgattatctcgtctctaccccaccgtttagaacagagcatgacaaacaccataaaaagagtgaggagacgtgggttctgatctcagttgGActtccatgggcaagtcgctttatttttctgtgcctcacctgactgcaaaaatggggataagatgctggttctcccccaccccacccgccgCTTAaacaaggcccatgtgggacaggaagtggtTACAGATTGTATACAAAGTGgttggccaaaaaaaaaagttattatgGACCAGCACAGTCTTTGGGGGGCCCCGGCTGCACCCCCCATCCTTACCCTTTTTCCGGAGCTCTGGTTTTCCTTTCTTGACGGTGGCCATCACCATGTCGCCCACACCAGCTGCGGGAAGCCTGTTCAGTCGCCCCTTGATCCCTTTCACGGAGATGATGTACAGGTTCTTGGCGCCTGTAACAGAGGGACCCCCAAGTTGCTGTCATTTCCCCACCCACTCAGCCACTGGGCCATTAGGCCACCGCCAGCTTGTCCCACCGCCGATTGAAGTAAAGCAGCACAGGTTGCTGTTCCTTCACCCAAAAGCGACGTCTCTTGCTCTGCCCTTTCGTGACGACTCATCGGGCCACGGGGTTCAGGCCAGGCGAGTGCTTTTGGAAGGGTTTAGGGATCCCAAGATGCCCCCTCTGCCCAACAAAGCACCGCTCCTCGGCTCTAAGGCCCTGACTCACCTGTATTATCCGCACAGTTGATCACGGCCCCGAcggggaggcccagggagatgcGAAATTTCGCTCCGGACGACCCTCCACGTCCTAGGGGGGGGCAAAAGAAAAGTCACAGATCGCCTCGTCCTGCGGGCCACTAATTCGGCAAACAagctcgcttcattcattcaattttgttgagcgcttacagtgtgccaagcactgtactacgcgcttgggaaaggacaacacaacACATATTCGTGCCCACGGTGAACTCAGTCTCACTCCTCTGCCCCATCAAGGAGggctcccttcctccacctccattGATTCAATCGcgtctattgagcgtttactgggtgcaaaccactgtcttaagtgcttgggagtcagaggtcgtgggttctaatcctggctccgccacttggcagatgcgtgactttgggcgagtcacttagcttctccgtgcctcagttacctcatctgtaaaatggggattaagactgtgagccccacgggggacaacccgattacctcgtatctacctcagtgcttaaaacagtgcttggcacaaggtaagcacttagcaagtaccattataattcttaagagcagcatggcaaatcacttcacttctgtgcctcagttacctcatctgtatctacctcagcgcttaaaacagtgcttggcacaaggtaagcacttagcaaataccattattattcttaagagcagcatggcaagtcacttcacttctgtgcctcagttacctcatctgtaaaatggggattaagactgtgagccccacgggggacaacccgattacctcgtatctacctcagtgcttaaaacagtgcttggcacaaggtaagcacttagcaagtaccattattattcctaagaggagcatggcaagtcacttcacttctgtgcctcagttacctcatctgtaaaatggggattaagactgtgagccccacgttgggacaacccgattaccttgtatctactttagcgtttagaacaatgcctggcacatagtaagcgcttaacaccattatcattattcttaagaGAATcgtggcaaatcacttcacttctctgtgcctcagtcccctcaccttaaaatggggattaagaccgtgaccctaccttgtatctaccccagcatttagaacagtgcttgacacatagtaagcgcttaacgaataccatcaatatttccctccatctagactgtgagatcgttgttggatcgtctgttgccgaattgtacttttcaagcgcttactacggtgttctgcacacaacaaataggattgagtgaataatagtaataataatgacggcatttgttaagcgctatgtgcccagcgctgttgtaagcgcttagtacagtgctctacacacagcaaatacgattgaatgaataatagtaataacaatggcatttgttaggcgctatgtgcccagcactgttctatgcgctgagcactgtcgtaagcggttattatagtgctctgaacacagcaaatacgactgaatagcaataataacgatggcatttgtttagcgcttactatgtgctcagcactgctg
It contains:
- the RPL23 gene encoding 60S ribosomal protein L23, coding for MSKRGRGGSSGAKFRISLGLPVGAVINCADNTGAKNLYIISVKGIKGRLNRLPAAGVGDMVMATVKKGKPELRKKVHPAVVIRQRKSYRRKDGVFLYFEDNAGVIVNNKGEMKGSAITGPVAKECADLWPRIASNAGSIA